A window from Marinagarivorans cellulosilyticus encodes these proteins:
- a CDS encoding AraC family transcriptional regulator, translating into MFTPKVPAALVRHLLDEAKQNGIDYSDALAELELTPDDMKAGLPSFKYGQLYRRLIFLSGDEWFGMFSGGKVPVGAFRLMCLTLLTAGNIRQALELAGEFAEVCKGFKVRYSIDEYHGLARVFISPVRTSSAEELDQLQANATPEQLLTTLVAGHQLACWLAGTSLPIEGLRLSFGAGETIQSVRSLCEQDVQYNQPINALLYPLSVLNRPVVQNHQNLPDFLRTAPYQIVTQDSSQISTTEKVRALLNKDVGHNMPSAEQVAETLNMSVTTLRRHLADENSAYQTLKDECRLEAAIQLLACRDLTNVMVAERLGFDEPSAFFRAFKKWTGMTPGQYRKKHLNVDMQCE; encoded by the coding sequence ATGTTCACGCCAAAAGTTCCGGCCGCACTTGTACGGCATTTGCTCGATGAGGCGAAGCAAAACGGTATTGATTACAGCGATGCCTTAGCTGAATTAGAGCTCACGCCCGATGATATGAAAGCTGGCCTTCCATCGTTTAAATATGGCCAGTTGTACAGACGCCTTATCTTTTTAAGTGGCGATGAATGGTTTGGCATGTTCTCTGGCGGCAAGGTGCCTGTTGGTGCATTTCGTTTAATGTGCTTGACCTTACTCACCGCCGGTAATATTCGCCAAGCTTTAGAGTTAGCCGGTGAGTTCGCCGAGGTATGTAAGGGGTTTAAAGTTCGCTATAGCATTGATGAATACCATGGCTTAGCGCGGGTGTTTATATCGCCGGTGCGCACTAGCAGCGCTGAAGAATTAGATCAGCTGCAAGCGAATGCAACGCCAGAGCAGCTGTTGACCACATTGGTGGCTGGGCACCAGTTAGCTTGCTGGCTAGCGGGTACATCGCTGCCGATTGAGGGTTTACGGCTAAGCTTTGGTGCCGGTGAAACCATTCAAAGTGTCCGTTCGTTGTGTGAGCAAGATGTGCAGTACAACCAGCCTATCAATGCTTTGCTATATCCTTTGAGCGTACTGAATCGCCCAGTGGTGCAAAACCACCAGAACTTACCCGACTTCCTGCGTACAGCGCCTTACCAAATCGTAACTCAAGACTCTAGCCAAATTAGTACCACTGAGAAAGTACGTGCACTGTTAAATAAAGACGTTGGCCATAACATGCCATCGGCGGAGCAGGTCGCCGAAACTTTAAATATGTCGGTGACAACGTTACGCCGGCATTTGGCCGATGAAAATTCAGCCTATCAAACACTTAAAGACGAGTGTCGCTTAGAGGCGGCGATCCAGCTGTTAGCTTGCAGGGATCTTACCAATGTTATGGTGGCAGAGCGTTTAGGCTTTGATGAGCCGAGCGCGTTCTTTCGGGCCTTCAAAAAGTGGACTGGTATGACGCCAGGGCAATACCGCAAAAAACACCTGAATGTTGATATGCAGTGTGAGTAA
- a CDS encoding HAD family hydrolase produces the protein MTISLEQFLLSDQKPDIRLALFDVDGTLLNVDGNYTAGVQKSIARVQALGVKTAVASGRPYFATRFLWQELGLVDTGVFCTGAQIFEPSTNTLHKAHPLPDSSVKKLLAQLREQHLYYELYTDAGLYIERDVAPEILGVHCKHLRTQPIMQSFDTVHDPVIKLLVGVDLDKSANALQVLEQRFPDCIFAYAKLPAYPRWLFASIIHHSASKRAAFDYLLAHYGISASNVISFGDAQSDMEFISMAGVGVAMGNASDAVKNVANIVTSPVWEDGIAKVLDVLI, from the coding sequence ATGACTATCTCCCTTGAGCAATTTTTACTGAGCGACCAAAAGCCGGATATACGATTGGCTTTGTTTGATGTTGATGGCACCTTATTAAATGTTGATGGCAATTACACCGCAGGGGTACAAAAAAGCATTGCTAGGGTGCAAGCCTTGGGCGTCAAAACAGCTGTAGCCAGTGGCCGTCCGTATTTTGCGACGCGCTTTTTGTGGCAGGAGCTTGGTTTAGTGGATACTGGCGTTTTTTGCACGGGGGCACAAATATTTGAGCCATCGACTAATACGTTACACAAGGCTCATCCACTACCTGATTCAAGCGTAAAAAAGCTATTGGCGCAGCTGCGCGAACAACATTTATATTACGAGCTTTACACCGATGCCGGCCTTTACATCGAACGTGATGTAGCACCCGAGATACTTGGGGTGCATTGTAAGCATTTACGTACGCAGCCGATCATGCAGAGCTTTGATACAGTCCATGATCCCGTCATAAAGCTGCTAGTGGGTGTTGATTTAGATAAAAGCGCGAATGCGCTGCAGGTTTTAGAGCAGCGTTTTCCAGATTGCATATTTGCCTATGCCAAGCTGCCAGCATACCCACGCTGGTTGTTTGCCAGTATTATTCATCACAGTGCCAGTAAACGTGCAGCTTTTGATTACCTGTTAGCGCACTATGGCATTAGTGCAAGTAATGTGATTAGTTTTGGGGATGCGCAGTCGGATATGGAATTTATTTCTATGGCTGGTGTAGGTGTTGCTATGGGGAATGCCTCTGATGCGGTTAAAAACGTCGCTAACATTGTGACCTCGCCAGTATGGGAAGATGGCATCGCAAAAGTGTTAGATGTACTCATTTAG
- the ligA gene encoding NAD-dependent DNA ligase LigA yields the protein MTEAVLTENDTVIQQQYEALKQEIQRHNVAYYVKDEPSIPDAEYDRLMRQLLDVEQQHPSWVTPDSPSQRVGATPLDSFQSVTHLQPMLSLGNAFNDDDMRDFDRRIQDRLKTSIAVHYVCEPKFDGLAVSLLYRDGLFERAATRGDGTTGEDISQNVRTLKNVPLKLAGNYPAVLEVRGEIYMPLKGFEALNQSARENGQKTFVNPRNAAAGSLRQLDSRITATRPLVFNAYSVGEFDGELPATHFETLQLLRDLGFVVSDLAEKVDSIEGCLDYYTRMAAKRDALPFDIDGLVFKVDDFALQRRLGFVARAPRFAIAQKFPAQEEMTTLKAVEFQVGRTGAITPVARLEPVFVGGVTVANATLHNRDEVERLGVMVGDTVIIRRAGDVIPQIAEVVLERRPETASPIEFPAQCPVCGADTSQVPGEAVIRCSGGLSCAAQSKEAIKHFASRKAMDIDGLGDKLVEQLVDEGLIANVADLYQLTLVPLVGLERMAEKSAQNLLDALEKSKSTTLARFLYALGIREVGQTTAATLAQHLGSLQAITQATAEQLQEIPDVGPVVAEYVELFFKQESNLALLEALQAAGVHWPAPTVSQNQPLAGKTVVLTGTLETMGRSEAKERLLALGAKVAGSVSAKTYLVVAGAKAGSKLTKAQDIGLDVRNEEEFIAWLEQFE from the coding sequence ATGACAGAAGCTGTATTAACGGAAAATGACACAGTGATTCAACAGCAGTACGAAGCCCTTAAACAGGAAATCCAGCGTCATAACGTTGCTTACTATGTAAAGGATGAGCCTTCTATTCCAGATGCAGAATACGATCGTTTAATGCGTCAATTATTGGATGTCGAACAGCAGCACCCTAGTTGGGTAACGCCCGATTCCCCCTCGCAGCGCGTAGGAGCGACCCCGCTCGATAGCTTTCAAAGCGTAACGCATTTACAGCCGATGTTATCGTTAGGTAATGCCTTTAATGACGATGATATGAGGGATTTTGATCGACGTATACAAGACCGCTTAAAAACATCTATCGCGGTACATTATGTGTGCGAACCAAAATTTGATGGCCTTGCGGTAAGTTTGCTCTATCGCGATGGGCTATTCGAGCGCGCAGCTACAAGGGGTGATGGCACAACCGGCGAAGATATTTCGCAGAATGTTCGCACCCTTAAAAACGTACCGCTAAAGCTTGCCGGTAATTACCCTGCAGTGCTTGAAGTGCGCGGCGAAATTTACATGCCCTTAAAGGGGTTTGAGGCGCTGAACCAATCGGCGCGTGAGAATGGCCAAAAAACATTTGTAAACCCGCGCAATGCGGCAGCTGGTAGCTTAAGGCAGTTGGATTCTCGCATTACCGCAACAAGGCCGTTGGTGTTTAATGCTTATTCAGTGGGTGAGTTTGATGGCGAGCTGCCGGCAACGCACTTTGAAACCCTGCAATTACTGCGTGATTTAGGGTTTGTTGTGAGTGATCTTGCAGAGAAAGTCGACTCTATCGAAGGCTGCTTAGACTATTACACTCGAATGGCAGCCAAGCGAGATGCTCTGCCTTTTGATATAGACGGCTTGGTTTTTAAGGTTGATGACTTTGCATTACAGCGTCGCTTAGGTTTTGTTGCAAGGGCGCCACGTTTTGCGATCGCGCAAAAATTCCCCGCCCAAGAAGAAATGACAACCCTTAAAGCGGTCGAATTTCAGGTAGGGCGTACCGGTGCGATTACCCCTGTTGCGCGCTTAGAGCCGGTGTTTGTGGGCGGTGTTACCGTAGCGAACGCCACGCTGCACAACCGCGATGAAGTGGAGCGCCTTGGGGTGATGGTGGGTGATACCGTTATTATTCGTCGAGCAGGCGATGTAATCCCACAAATTGCCGAGGTTGTACTCGAGCGCCGCCCTGAAACGGCTAGCCCAATAGAATTTCCCGCGCAATGCCCTGTTTGTGGTGCCGATACTAGCCAAGTTCCTGGTGAAGCGGTGATTCGCTGCAGCGGTGGCTTATCGTGTGCAGCACAAAGTAAAGAGGCCATTAAGCACTTTGCAAGCCGTAAAGCGATGGATATTGATGGTTTGGGCGATAAGCTCGTAGAGCAATTGGTTGATGAAGGCTTGATCGCTAATGTTGCCGATTTATACCAGTTAACACTGGTACCGCTTGTTGGTTTAGAGCGCATGGCCGAGAAATCAGCCCAAAACTTATTGGATGCATTAGAAAAAAGTAAAAGTACGACTTTGGCGCGCTTTTTATATGCCTTAGGTATTCGAGAAGTTGGCCAAACAACCGCGGCTACGCTTGCACAGCATCTAGGTAGCTTGCAGGCCATTACGCAAGCTACGGCTGAACAGCTGCAAGAAATTCCTGATGTTGGGCCGGTTGTCGCTGAATATGTCGAATTGTTTTTTAAACAAGAAAGTAATTTAGCTTTACTAGAGGCTTTGCAGGCTGCAGGAGTGCATTGGCCAGCGCCGACGGTATCGCAAAATCAACCTTTAGCGGGTAAAACCGTAGTACTAACGGGAACGTTAGAAACTATGGGGCGCAGCGAAGCCAAAGAACGCTTATTGGCGTTGGGCGCTAAAGTAGCGGGTAGTGTGTCGGCAAAAACCTATTTAGTGGTGGCAGGGGCAAAAGCGGGCAGCAAACTCACAAAAGCGCAGGATATTGGGCTCGATGTGCGCAACGAAGAGGAGTTTATTGCGTGGTTAGAACAATTCGAATAA
- the zipA gene encoding cell division protein ZipA: MREWLTVIIVLLIVGIILDGIRRVRAARRERIHMSNSLPEEGGLDDENVGSEFPSGGARVAAYRHPEDAANLHVNLKSSLAASKKTAGVNAKAEPAPTMLMDSADEHLEPTLGNLDDLDDDLAVMAPPRTAAPAAKAPAKEPAVQPKAKVAEPALEPEEVIVINVMAHQGQLFSGETLLQTLTEQNLRFGNMEIFHRHKNEDGSGEVLFSLANIVKPGTFDLTTMEDFSTPGISMFMMLPIRGDSVAAFGLMARTAKAISEALDGELKDEHRSVMTQQTFEHCRQRVIEFERKRRLNR, translated from the coding sequence ATGCGTGAATGGTTAACAGTCATTATTGTGCTTTTGATAGTCGGAATCATTTTGGATGGTATTCGGCGTGTGCGTGCTGCTCGCAGAGAGCGCATTCATATGTCAAATAGCTTGCCAGAAGAGGGAGGGCTTGATGACGAAAATGTCGGCAGTGAATTCCCCAGCGGTGGCGCCCGTGTGGCGGCGTATCGGCACCCAGAAGATGCCGCAAATTTACACGTAAACCTTAAAAGCTCTTTGGCGGCCAGTAAAAAAACGGCAGGCGTTAATGCTAAAGCGGAGCCTGCACCAACAATGCTTATGGATTCTGCCGATGAACACCTAGAACCCACATTGGGCAACCTGGACGATCTAGATGATGACTTGGCGGTGATGGCACCACCGCGCACAGCAGCGCCAGCAGCTAAAGCTCCTGCTAAAGAGCCGGCCGTTCAACCTAAGGCTAAAGTAGCCGAGCCAGCCTTGGAGCCAGAAGAGGTTATTGTTATTAACGTTATGGCCCATCAAGGGCAGCTTTTTAGCGGAGAAACATTGCTGCAAACGCTTACCGAGCAAAACTTGCGTTTTGGCAATATGGAAATTTTTCATCGCCACAAAAACGAAGATGGCTCAGGTGAAGTCTTGTTTAGCTTGGCCAATATCGTAAAGCCTGGCACCTTTGATTTGACGACTATGGAAGATTTCTCCACGCCTGGGATCAGCATGTTTATGATGCTTCCTATCAGAGGCGATAGCGTTGCAGCGTTTGGTTTAATGGCGCGCACCGCCAAGGCTATTTCTGAAGCGCTAGACGGTGAGCTAAAAGATGAGCATCGCAGTGTGATGACGCAGCAAACGTTTGAACATTGCCGACAACGTGTTATTGAATTTGAGCGAAAACGTCGCCTTAATCGCTAA
- the smc gene encoding chromosome segregation protein SMC: MRLKCIKLAGFKSFVDPTTVHFPSNLCAVVGPNGCGKSNIIDAVRWVMGESSAKNLRGESMTDVIFNGSNGRKPVGQASIELVFDNTDKTLKGEYAAYNEISIKRKVTRDSQNIYYLNGTKCRRRDITDIFLGTGLGPRSYAIIEQGMISKLIEARPEELRVFIEEAAGISKYKERRRDTENRMRRTHENLERLTDIRDELERQLSRLERQAQAAEKYSEYKKEERSLKAYLQARRYLHLREKSQNKHGIITELELKVEAGVTRQVNIDTTIETQRVRFTEVGDKYHQVQERFYAIGADIARIEQTIAHSQDRERQLRVDLDQTEKDCREAALHHQQDADKAEGWQAELHVMEPELELLEEETELSSEKLIQAEEAMQAWQQEWDAFNQKAQAPRQQAEVQQSRIQHLETVQQRLLARIEKLDAEKRELVLGDVEDEIMELRESVAMAQEELEQLRLQIEEHSEKVTVQREQEQTLRAQLTNLQGVNQKGKGRLSSLEALQQSALGSGKGLSTWLKAQGIDSLPRLAESITVAGGWDRAVEIVLGKRIQAVAGVSDLGSLIDAHESLASGDCNVFTDGVVKGEGAVADSLASQVNSPFSIAGLLNTVFMADDIAHAKALQANLCAHESVITREGVWLGPNWLNLVKADDAGAGVIARQTEIEQLRGELDVQDEQIEALTIELETARQGVKDSEAARDEARKQLDQSQRVLSQDQTKLTAHTVKVEQVLARKDRVTAEINEAKEQLELEAEGLAQARMQLEDAIESMEMDTHAREELLAKRDQYKDLLENTRQKARQDKDTAHQLAMRIQAVSTQLQAVKQGLSRLSEHTAKLEERRQSLLDSLAEGAEPVELHKEELEAHLQKRVAVEEQLLEAKKSVEGVEETLRNAEKERLTVEQEVQFVRANLEKERLESQTYDVQAQNLRDQLEADDYNVDILLAELPEDAEADLEQALEKVAARISRLGPINLAAIDEYKTESERKNYLDDQDQDLMEALETLENAIRKIDKETRTRFKETFDQVNSGLQELFPKVFGGGHAYLELTGEDLLDTGITIMARPPGKRNSTIHLLSGGEKALTAIALVFSIFRLNPAPFCMLDEVDAPLDDANVGRYARMVEQMSSQVQFIYITHNKIAMEMADQLMGVTMHEPGCSRMVTVNVEEAAEMAAL; this comes from the coding sequence ATGCGGTTAAAGTGCATTAAATTGGCAGGGTTCAAATCCTTTGTCGACCCCACAACGGTTCATTTTCCAAGCAACTTGTGTGCTGTGGTTGGGCCTAATGGTTGTGGTAAATCTAATATTATCGATGCTGTTCGCTGGGTTATGGGGGAATCTTCCGCCAAAAACCTGCGCGGCGAATCGATGACAGATGTTATTTTCAATGGTTCCAACGGTCGTAAGCCTGTTGGTCAAGCCTCTATTGAGCTAGTGTTTGATAACACCGATAAAACGCTCAAAGGCGAATATGCCGCCTATAACGAAATTTCAATTAAGCGAAAAGTGACGCGTGATAGCCAAAATATTTACTATCTTAATGGTACTAAATGTCGGCGTCGTGACATCACGGATATCTTCTTGGGGACAGGCCTAGGGCCTCGTAGCTACGCGATTATCGAGCAGGGCATGATCTCTAAGTTGATCGAGGCTCGGCCTGAAGAGCTTCGCGTTTTTATTGAAGAGGCCGCGGGAATATCCAAATATAAAGAGCGTCGGCGCGATACTGAAAACCGCATGCGTCGTACCCATGAAAACTTAGAGCGCCTGACTGACATCCGAGATGAGCTAGAGCGTCAGCTCTCTCGGCTAGAGCGTCAGGCTCAGGCGGCAGAAAAGTACTCCGAATACAAAAAAGAAGAGCGTTCCCTTAAAGCGTATTTGCAAGCTCGTCGCTATTTGCACTTGCGCGAAAAATCGCAGAATAAGCACGGCATCATTACTGAGTTAGAACTTAAAGTCGAAGCTGGCGTAACCCGACAAGTGAATATCGATACCACAATCGAGACTCAACGCGTCCGTTTTACCGAAGTAGGCGACAAATATCATCAAGTTCAAGAGCGCTTTTATGCTATTGGTGCTGATATTGCGCGTATAGAGCAAACCATCGCGCACTCGCAAGACCGTGAACGACAACTGCGCGTCGACCTAGATCAAACAGAAAAAGACTGCCGCGAAGCGGCATTGCACCATCAACAAGATGCTGATAAAGCCGAAGGCTGGCAGGCTGAGTTGCATGTTATGGAGCCTGAATTAGAGTTATTAGAAGAAGAAACAGAGCTCTCTTCTGAAAAGCTCATACAGGCTGAAGAAGCTATGCAGGCTTGGCAGCAAGAGTGGGATGCTTTCAACCAAAAGGCGCAAGCCCCGCGCCAACAAGCAGAAGTTCAGCAGTCGCGCATACAGCACTTAGAAACCGTGCAGCAGCGTTTATTGGCACGCATCGAAAAACTCGATGCCGAAAAGCGCGAGTTGGTGCTAGGTGATGTCGAAGACGAAATAATGGAACTGCGCGAAAGCGTTGCGATGGCGCAAGAAGAGCTAGAGCAACTGCGTTTGCAAATAGAGGAGCACAGCGAAAAAGTTACTGTCCAGCGCGAACAAGAGCAAACCTTGCGGGCGCAGTTAACAAACTTACAAGGTGTGAATCAAAAAGGAAAAGGGCGTTTATCTTCGCTTGAGGCGTTGCAGCAATCGGCTTTAGGTAGCGGCAAAGGCCTAAGCACTTGGCTTAAAGCACAAGGCATTGATTCGTTGCCGCGATTAGCCGAGTCAATAACCGTAGCCGGTGGCTGGGATCGTGCAGTTGAAATTGTATTGGGTAAGCGCATTCAGGCTGTAGCTGGAGTTAGCGACTTAGGCAGTCTTATTGACGCGCATGAATCGCTGGCCAGCGGTGACTGTAATGTTTTTACTGATGGTGTTGTTAAGGGCGAAGGCGCTGTAGCGGATTCACTGGCAAGCCAAGTCAATAGTCCTTTCTCTATCGCGGGCTTACTTAATACTGTCTTTATGGCAGACGATATAGCCCACGCTAAAGCGCTACAGGCTAACTTGTGTGCACACGAATCCGTGATTACTCGCGAAGGTGTTTGGTTGGGGCCCAATTGGCTGAATCTTGTCAAAGCCGATGACGCGGGTGCCGGCGTTATTGCGCGCCAAACTGAAATAGAGCAGCTTAGAGGTGAGCTTGATGTTCAGGATGAGCAAATTGAAGCGCTGACGATAGAGTTAGAGACAGCAAGGCAAGGCGTTAAAGATTCCGAAGCTGCACGCGACGAAGCCCGAAAGCAGTTAGATCAAAGCCAGCGGGTTTTGTCGCAAGACCAAACCAAACTTACTGCTCATACGGTAAAAGTCGAGCAGGTACTTGCACGCAAAGATCGCGTCACCGCTGAAATTAACGAAGCCAAAGAGCAATTAGAGTTAGAAGCCGAGGGCCTCGCTCAAGCACGCATGCAGCTTGAAGATGCGATTGAATCGATGGAAATGGATACCCACGCACGTGAAGAGCTATTAGCGAAGCGTGATCAATATAAAGATTTACTCGAAAATACACGTCAAAAAGCGCGTCAGGATAAAGATACTGCTCATCAGTTAGCTATGCGTATCCAGGCGGTCAGTACACAGCTGCAAGCTGTTAAGCAGGGTTTATCTCGGTTGAGTGAGCACACCGCAAAGCTAGAGGAGCGACGCCAAAGTTTACTCGATAGCCTTGCCGAGGGTGCAGAGCCAGTTGAGCTACACAAAGAAGAGTTAGAAGCGCACCTACAAAAGCGCGTTGCCGTTGAAGAACAGTTACTCGAAGCTAAAAAATCCGTCGAGGGTGTGGAGGAAACCTTGCGCAACGCCGAAAAAGAGCGTTTAACTGTTGAGCAAGAGGTGCAGTTTGTACGTGCAAACCTCGAAAAAGAGCGTTTAGAAAGTCAAACCTACGACGTTCAAGCGCAAAACTTACGCGATCAGCTAGAAGCAGATGACTATAACGTAGACATTCTATTGGCCGAGCTGCCAGAGGATGCAGAAGCCGATCTTGAGCAAGCGCTCGAAAAAGTGGCGGCAAGAATATCTCGCTTAGGGCCGATTAACCTCGCGGCTATTGATGAGTATAAAACCGAGTCTGAGCGTAAAAATTACTTAGACGACCAAGATCAAGATCTTATGGAAGCATTAGAAACACTGGAAAATGCGATCCGTAAAATTGACAAAGAAACAAGAACGCGCTTTAAAGAGACATTCGATCAAGTTAACAGCGGCCTGCAAGAGCTGTTTCCTAAAGTCTTTGGCGGCGGCCATGCCTATTTAGAGCTAACCGGCGAAGATTTACTGGATACCGGCATTACCATTATGGCAAGGCCACCAGGCAAGCGTAACAGCACCATTCATTTGTTATCTGGTGGTGAAAAAGCACTAACGGCAATTGCACTGGTTTTCTCGATATTCCGGTTAAACCCAGCGCCGTTTTGTATGTTGGATGAGGTTGATGCACCATTGGACGATGCCAACGTAGGACGATACGCGCGTATGGTTGAGCAAATGTCGTCGCAAGTTCAATTTATTTATATTACTCACAACAAAATTGCTATGGAAATGGCGGATCAGTTGATGGGTGTAACCATGCACGAGCCAGGTTGCTCTCGTATGGTTACTGTAAATGTAGAAGAGGCAGCCGAAATGGCTGCACTATAG
- the ccmI gene encoding c-type cytochrome biogenesis protein CcmI, whose protein sequence is MAFWQGVLILAALGAVFILWPIFKLPLTRGLASKPVRRDVTQAALYKEHLDDLDRLLKNGDVEQDQYNALKTELQRTLVVESDGLTEVSTRPGGSILLVGLAVAAPLLATFLYFQWGAKPDWDIYTLMESERDNPAKTQAEFEQFTKELLITVRSRLKQQPENHQMRYLLAERSMAVKDYDEAISAYKELLEIEPNSPTMAIKLAQALFVREGNKVTPEVAHFTDIAVKGAPFMYQALEMSGLVAFHNNDYRNAVIFWQRAKGQLDPNSRSAQALDGAINKAARAAIAAGEDLTSEPSEVAKTSANQESAAADKGFDVSVSIADGISASPGDTVFVYARAWKGAKMPLAIQRITVADLPKTIRLDTSMAMAPGMDLTTASELELLARISKSGSPVPQSGDWQATLGPVSLGDGIDSQSLVIAEKVP, encoded by the coding sequence ATGGCTTTTTGGCAAGGTGTATTGATTCTGGCGGCGCTTGGCGCAGTGTTTATTTTGTGGCCTATTTTTAAATTGCCGCTAACGCGTGGCTTGGCCTCAAAGCCTGTTCGGCGCGATGTGACACAAGCTGCGCTTTATAAAGAGCATTTGGATGACTTGGATCGGTTGCTTAAAAATGGCGATGTCGAACAAGATCAATACAACGCTCTTAAGACAGAGCTTCAGCGTACGCTGGTTGTAGAATCAGACGGCCTTACCGAAGTCTCTACGCGCCCGGGTGGCAGCATTTTATTGGTGGGTTTGGCTGTTGCAGCGCCATTATTAGCAACTTTTTTATATTTCCAGTGGGGCGCTAAGCCGGACTGGGATATATACACTTTGATGGAGTCTGAGCGTGATAACCCTGCAAAAACTCAAGCGGAGTTCGAGCAATTTACTAAAGAGCTATTGATAACGGTGCGTAGCCGTCTAAAACAGCAGCCAGAAAACCATCAAATGCGTTACCTGCTTGCTGAGCGCTCTATGGCTGTAAAAGATTATGACGAGGCGATATCTGCATACAAGGAGTTGCTAGAAATAGAGCCTAACTCACCCACCATGGCGATTAAACTGGCCCAAGCGCTATTTGTTCGCGAAGGTAATAAAGTTACCCCTGAGGTGGCGCATTTTACTGATATCGCCGTGAAGGGCGCCCCTTTTATGTATCAAGCGCTTGAAATGAGTGGCTTGGTAGCCTTCCACAATAATGATTACCGCAATGCGGTTATTTTCTGGCAGCGTGCTAAAGGGCAACTAGACCCGAATAGTCGCTCGGCACAAGCGTTGGATGGGGCTATTAATAAGGCAGCGCGCGCGGCGATTGCAGCAGGGGAGGATTTAACCTCCGAGCCAAGTGAGGTAGCAAAAACTTCCGCAAACCAAGAGTCGGCAGCAGCTGATAAAGGCTTTGATGTGTCGGTTTCTATCGCGGATGGCATTTCGGCGAGCCCTGGCGATACAGTTTTTGTTTATGCGCGGGCATGGAAAGGGGCAAAAATGCCTTTGGCCATTCAGCGTATAACGGTAGCTGACTTACCTAAGACGATTCGCCTAGACACTTCTATGGCAATGGCGCCAGGCATGGACTTGACCACGGCAAGCGAACTGGAATTATTGGCTCGTATTTCTAAATCTGGAAGCCCTGTGCCGCAATCGGGCGATTGGCAGGCAACTTTAGGTCCGGTTTCTCTGGGCGATGGCATCGATTCCCAATCATTGGTGATTGCCGAGAAGGTGCCCTAG
- a CDS encoding cytochrome c-type biogenesis protein, translated as MFKQVGFFILLLLLSADVFSGIDTYEFDVEGGLERYNYFIEELRCPKCKNQNLAGSNAQIAQDLRRELHRLITEGETDDGIVDFMVDRYGDFVLYRPRLQKNTYVLWYGPIFMLLLGVGVLSVIIYRRSKAPNSNGGLTDGEQERLESFLKETDTVAVSQSKNSNKK; from the coding sequence GTGTTTAAGCAGGTCGGATTTTTTATATTGTTATTGTTGTTAAGCGCGGATGTATTTAGTGGCATTGATACTTACGAGTTTGACGTTGAAGGTGGGCTTGAACGCTACAACTACTTTATTGAAGAGTTGCGTTGCCCCAAATGTAAAAACCAAAATCTAGCGGGTTCGAATGCGCAAATCGCGCAGGATCTTCGAAGAGAGTTACACCGCTTGATTACCGAGGGTGAGACTGACGATGGAATTGTCGATTTCATGGTTGATCGCTATGGTGATTTTGTGTTGTACCGCCCTAGGTTGCAAAAAAATACCTATGTCCTTTGGTACGGGCCAATTTTCATGTTGTTGTTAGGCGTTGGCGTGCTATCGGTCATTATCTATCGACGAAGCAAAGCCCCTAATAGTAATGGTGGCCTAACGGATGGTGAGCAAGAGCGTTTAGAAAGTTTTTTAAAAGAAACTGACACTGTTGCTGTCTCTCAATCAAAAAATTCTAATAAGAAGTAA